The Chelonia mydas isolate rCheMyd1 chromosome 3, rCheMyd1.pri.v2, whole genome shotgun sequence genome includes a region encoding these proteins:
- the GZF1 gene encoding GDNF-inducible zinc finger protein 1, protein MESNAVLLESKSSPINLLNEMHQLRLLGHLCDVTVSVEYQGVRGEFVAHKAVLAATSKFFKEVFLNEKSMDSPRSNVFLNEVQVADFASFLEFVYTAKVEVEEDRVQRMLEIAEKLKCLDLSETCFQLKKQMLESVLLELQNFSESQDAEENSGIQSNALLELKTTVVSEGDHADCPPDSPSSRMERPSNGVSPERPTAKSKEKVDKKKETMKPPYAKIRRASGRLAGRKVFVEIPKKKYTRRLREQQKNAEDATEENKFPKDQIMHDVEKEEGQVENSMKPENEECNGNFELEDNFKKSEEDKKKRGSNFKCSTCKKEFLYEKSFLKHIKHSHGIAAEIIYRCETCSQTFANRCNLKSHQRHVHTSERHFPCELCGKKFKRKKDVKRHILQVHEGGGERHQCQQCGKGLSSKTALRLHERTHTGDKPYGCTECEAKFSQPSALKTHMRIHTGEKPFVCDECGARFTQNHMLIYHKRCHTGERPFMCETCGKSFASKEYLKHHNRIHTGSKPFKCEVCFRTFAQRNSLYQHIKVHTGERPYCCDQCGKQFTQLNALQRHHRIHTGEKPFMCNACGRTFTDKSTLRRHTSIHDKNTPWKSFLVIVEGVSKNDEGHKTELPDEEYHMSPKITEKLLSFSENGHYQNLTAVPGSVTALHDNSSTIVTDCKSDGTVGPQEALIATTLSELTVLHTQTDALQPQLHALVNME, encoded by the exons ATGGAAAGTAATGCAGTGTTGCTAGAATCAAAGTCCTCGCCGATAAACCTTCTTAACGAAATGCATCAGCTGCGTCTTCTGGGCCATCTTTGTGACGTGACCGTTAGCGTGGAGTATCAAGGTGTCAGGGGAGAGTTTGTTGCTCACAAAGCTGTATTGGCAGCAACAAGCAAGTTCTTCAAGGAGGTGTTTCTTAATGAGAAGAGCATGGATAGCCCAAGGTCAAACGTGTTCTTGAATGAGGTCCAGGTAGCTGATTTTGCTTCATTTCTTGAGTTTGTGTATACTGCCAAGGTAGAAGTGGAGGAAGACCGTGTGCAACGTATGCTGGAAATAGCTGAAAAGCTTAAGTGTTTGGACCTGTCTGAAACCTGTTTTCAGCTGAAGAAGCAAATGCTTGAATCAGTGTTGCTGGAGTTGCAAAATTTCTCTGAATCACAGGATGCTGAGGAGAACAGTGGTATCCAATCAAATGCTTTACTTGAATTGAAGACAACTGTTGTGTCAGAAGGTGACCATGCAGACTGTCCTCCTGATTCTCCCAGTTCCCGCATGGAAAGACCCAGCAATGGAGTTTCTCCCGAGAGGCCAACTGCCAAATCAAAGGAGAAGGTCgacaagaaaaaagaaaccatGAAGCCTCCCTATGCCAAAATAAGAAGAGCCAGTGGGAGGCTGGCTGGGAGGAAAGTATTTGTAGAAATCCCCAAGAAGAAGTACACAAGGCGGTTGAGAGAGCAACAGAAGAATGCAGAGGATGCTACTGAAGAGAACAAGTTCCCGAAAGACCAAATCATGCATGATGTGGAGAAGGAAGAGGGGCAAGTGGAGAACAGCATGAAGCCTGAGAATGAAGAGTGCAATGGCAACTTTGAATTAGAAGACAACTTTAAAAAATCAGAGGAGGATAAGAAGAAACGAGGCAGCAACTTCAAATGCAGCACCTGCAAGAAGGAATTCCTGTATGAGAAGAGCTTCCTCAAGCACATAAAGCACAGTCACGGCATTGCAGCTGAAATCATTTACCGGTGCGAAACCTGCAGTCAGACCTTTGCCAACCGGTGCAATTTAAAAAGCCACCAACGCCATGTCCACACCAGTGAGCGCCACTTCCCTTGTGAACTCTGTGGTAAGAAGTTCAAGAGGAAGAAGGACGTCAAGAGGCACATTCTTCAGGTTCATGAGGGTGGTGGGGAGCGTCATCAGTGCCAACAGTGTGGAAAGGGTTTGAGCTCCAAAACTGCCTTGAGGCTTCATGAAAGGACGCATACAGGCGACAAGCCTTATGGGTGCACAGAGTGTGAGGCTAAATTTTCTCAGCCTTCTGCACTTAAAACACACATGAG aatccACACTGGTGAAAAACCATTTGTCTGTGATGAATGTGGTGCAAGATTCACACAGAATCACATGCTTATATATCATAAAAGGTGTCACACAG GGGAAAGGCCTTTTATGTGTGAAACATGTGGGAAGAGCTTTGCCTCGAAGGAGTACTTGAAACACCATAATAGAATACATACCGGATCCAAGCCGTTTAAATGTGAAGTTTGCTTCAGAACATTTGCACAGAGGAATTCGCTTTACCAGCATATTAAAGTTCACACAG GTGAACGGCCCTATTGTTGTGATCAGTGTGGTAAGCAGTTCACACAGCTCAACGCATTGCAGCGCCATCATCGAATACACACGGGGGAGAAACCGTTCATGTGCAATGCGTGTGGGCGAACGTTCACGGATAAATCGACCTTGCGGCGGCACACTTCA ATACATGATAAGAATACACCCTGGAAGTCTTTCCTGGTTATTGTTGAAGGAGTGTCTAAGAACGATGAAGGTCACAAGACAGAGCTTCCTGATGAAGAGTATCACATGTCACCTAAAATAACAGAGAAGTTGCTGTCTTTTTCTGAAAATGGCCACTATCAAAACTTGACTGCTGTCCCAGGGAGTGTGACTGCACTGCATGACAACAGCTCTACCATAGTGACAGACTGCAAATCGGATGGGACTGTGGGACCCCAAGAAGCCCTCATAGCTACCACCTTAAGTGAGCTTACAGTACTACATACACAGACAGATGCTCTTCAGCCGCAGCTCCATGCTCTGGTGAATATGGAATAA